In Rhizobium sp. ARZ01, a genomic segment contains:
- a CDS encoding ABC transporter ATP-binding protein: MTDASVPPAVSVRKVGKSFGKGIYAVPVLDNVSVDIGRREFFTLLGPSGCGKTTLLRLIAGFETADSGSIAIEGQDVTAIPPFRRPVNTVFQSYALFPHLTVAQNVAFALEEQRLARDAIKNRVGEVLEMVRMGGFAHRRPAELSGGQQQRVALARALAPRPRVLLLDEPLSALDLKLRKEMQIELKQLQAEAGITFLFVTHDQEEALTLSDRVAVMQSGKILQMGPPREIYEAPTHRFVADFIGDINLLEGEALPGRGVRLDSGIVLPLPHEVSGRVTVAVRPERARLVPTGEGALEATVIHSAYLGTAMLHKLGLPDGSTFLLRQTESSESPPETGSAVGLALPVEALRVLAQ; encoded by the coding sequence ATGACAGACGCATCCGTTCCCCCTGCGGTTTCCGTCCGAAAGGTCGGCAAGAGCTTTGGCAAGGGCATCTATGCTGTCCCAGTGCTCGACAACGTGTCCGTGGACATCGGTCGGCGCGAGTTCTTCACGCTTCTCGGTCCCTCGGGCTGCGGCAAGACAACGCTGCTGCGGCTGATTGCAGGCTTCGAGACCGCGGACAGCGGTTCGATCGCCATCGAAGGGCAGGACGTGACCGCGATCCCGCCCTTCCGTCGCCCGGTCAACACCGTGTTCCAGAGCTATGCGCTTTTCCCGCACCTGACGGTGGCGCAGAACGTCGCCTTTGCGCTGGAGGAACAGCGGCTTGCGCGCGATGCCATCAAGAATCGCGTCGGCGAGGTGCTGGAAATGGTGCGGATGGGGGGCTTCGCCCACCGCCGTCCGGCCGAACTTTCGGGCGGCCAGCAGCAGCGGGTGGCGCTCGCTCGCGCGCTTGCACCGCGCCCAAGGGTGCTGCTTCTCGATGAACCCCTGTCGGCACTCGATCTCAAGCTCCGCAAGGAGATGCAGATCGAACTGAAGCAGTTGCAGGCCGAGGCCGGCATCACGTTTCTCTTCGTCACCCACGATCAGGAAGAGGCGCTAACCCTTTCTGACCGCGTCGCCGTTATGCAATCCGGCAAGATCCTGCAAATGGGCCCGCCGCGCGAGATATACGAGGCGCCGACCCATCGTTTCGTGGCCGACTTCATCGGCGACATCAATCTGTTGGAAGGCGAGGCCTTGCCGGGCAGGGGGGTGCGCCTCGACTCGGGTATCGTCCTGCCACTGCCCCACGAGGTGTCGGGGCGTGTGACGGTCGCGGTCCGGCCGGAGCGCGCGCGGCTCGTGCCGACCGGGGAGGGCGCGCTTGAAGCCACGGTCATCCATTCCGCCTATCTCGGCACCGCCATGCTGCACAAGCTCGGCCTGCCGGACGGCAGCACCTTCCTGCTGCGGCAAACCGAATCGTCCGAATCGCCGCCGGAGACGGGCAGCGCGGTCGGCCTGGCGCTGCCGGTTGAAGCCCTGCGGGTGCTCGCACAATGA
- a CDS encoding amidohydrolase → MTTTYTNLRDMDGQSIGIRCSSGVIEAIGAGITAPDAVDCEGRLVLPAFVEPHVHLDKTLWGEGWQPGQRAARLRDYIDNERRVLTANPTPPEERASRLLSEMLRYGTTAVRSHIDVAPDMGLSHVEAMLRLRESWRDKVDLQFVAFPQQGLLCRPGTTELIRQAIDMGVETVGGLDPAGIDGDPDGQLRFVFDLAVEKGAGVDIHLHDKGELGAWQIERIADYTEASGLAGKVMVSHAYCLGMIAPAKLERIGRRLADLRISLMTSAPADVAVPPVEQLTELGVTLCCGSDGIRDAWSPLGNGDMLERAFLTAYRFDWNTDADFRRALGCATDGAAKAIGLADYGLRAGARADFVMIEALNVGDALCRRPAGRRVVRRGAVVCG, encoded by the coding sequence ATGACCACCACCTATACCAATCTGCGCGACATGGATGGACAGTCGATCGGCATCCGCTGCTCCAGCGGCGTGATCGAGGCGATCGGCGCCGGCATCACGGCCCCCGATGCGGTCGATTGTGAAGGGCGGCTGGTCCTGCCCGCCTTCGTCGAGCCGCACGTGCATCTCGACAAGACGCTGTGGGGGGAGGGTTGGCAGCCCGGTCAGCGCGCCGCGCGGCTGCGCGACTATATCGACAATGAGCGTCGCGTTCTCACGGCAAATCCAACCCCGCCGGAAGAGCGCGCCTCCCGCCTGCTCTCCGAAATGCTACGTTACGGCACCACGGCGGTTCGCTCGCACATCGACGTGGCGCCCGACATGGGCCTTTCGCATGTCGAGGCCATGTTGCGGCTGCGCGAGAGCTGGCGCGACAAGGTGGACCTGCAATTCGTGGCCTTTCCACAGCAGGGGCTTCTGTGCCGTCCGGGCACCACGGAACTCATCCGGCAGGCGATCGACATGGGCGTGGAAACCGTCGGCGGCCTCGATCCGGCCGGCATCGATGGCGACCCCGACGGACAGCTCCGTTTCGTCTTCGACCTCGCCGTCGAGAAGGGGGCAGGCGTCGACATCCACCTCCATGACAAGGGCGAACTCGGTGCGTGGCAGATCGAGCGCATCGCCGACTATACCGAGGCGTCCGGGCTGGCCGGCAAGGTCATGGTCTCGCATGCCTATTGTCTCGGCATGATTGCGCCGGCGAAGCTTGAGAGGATTGGCCGACGGCTCGCTGACCTGCGCATCTCGTTGATGACTTCGGCGCCAGCCGATGTGGCCGTGCCGCCTGTCGAGCAGTTGACCGAACTCGGCGTCACGCTCTGCTGCGGATCGGACGGCATTCGCGACGCCTGGTCGCCGCTCGGCAATGGCGACATGCTGGAGCGCGCCTTCCTGACCGCCTACCGCTTCGATTGGAACACTGACGCCGATTTCCGCCGCGCGCTCGGTTGCGCCACGGACGGTGCCGCAAAGGCAATCGGCCTCGCCGACTACGGACTGCGGGCCGGTGCGCGTGCCGATTTCGTAATGATCGAGGCATTGAACGTTGGTGACGCGCTCTGCCGCCGGCCGGCTGGTCGCCGCGTCGTGCGCCGGGGCGCGGTGGTTTGCGGATGA
- a CDS encoding ABC transporter permease, translating to MTHQSTLRRSLLLAPSLAVILVLIGLPLCLMGWISFLQKGGSAGVDWNSAPSAANYVRLVWEEDFDGTMILNTSYLVIFLRSVAQAAVTMLLSLLLGLPVALWIASLSRTGRDIMLLLITIPFWTNLLVRNYAWLIILREDGWVAQAVNALSPFGPVQLLYNDVAVAIGLTYSFLPFMILPLYTVFEKFHWRLLDAAHDLGATRARALRRVVLPIATPGIVAGCLLVFIPCLGAFVTPALLGGGKTLMLGNIIQMQFGASRNWPFGAALSVVLLAVMLIVMTGMALWRNRRTA from the coding sequence ATGACGCATCAGTCCACCTTGCGTCGATCCCTGCTTCTCGCGCCGTCCCTGGCCGTCATCCTGGTCCTGATCGGCCTGCCGCTTTGCCTGATGGGCTGGATCTCCTTTCTTCAGAAGGGCGGCAGCGCCGGGGTGGACTGGAATTCCGCCCCGTCCGCCGCGAACTACGTTCGCCTCGTCTGGGAAGAGGACTTCGACGGCACGATGATCCTCAACACCAGCTATCTGGTGATCTTCCTGCGATCCGTCGCGCAGGCCGCGGTGACGATGCTGCTCAGCCTGCTGCTCGGCCTGCCGGTCGCGCTCTGGATCGCCAGCCTTTCGCGCACCGGGCGCGACATCATGCTGCTGCTCATCACGATCCCGTTCTGGACCAACCTTCTGGTCCGCAACTACGCCTGGCTCATCATCCTGCGCGAGGATGGTTGGGTGGCCCAGGCTGTGAACGCCCTTTCTCCCTTCGGGCCGGTGCAACTGCTCTACAATGATGTCGCCGTCGCCATTGGCCTGACCTATTCCTTCCTGCCGTTCATGATCCTGCCGCTCTATACGGTCTTCGAGAAATTCCACTGGCGGCTGCTGGACGCCGCCCATGATCTCGGCGCGACACGCGCACGCGCGCTTCGCCGAGTGGTGTTGCCCATTGCGACGCCCGGCATCGTGGCGGGATGTCTGCTCGTCTTCATTCCGTGCCTCGGCGCCTTCGTCACGCCAGCGCTTCTCGGCGGCGGAAAGACGCTGATGCTCGGTAACATCATCCAGATGCAGTTCGGCGCCTCGCGTAACTGGCCCTTCGGGGCTGCGCTCTCGGTGGTGCTGCTCGCGGTCATGCTGATCGTGATGACCGGCATGGCGCTGTGGCGGAACAGGAGGACTGCATGA
- a CDS encoding GntR family transcriptional regulator — MTPKPRDGNQKSAVSKSDAVYRTLKRAILDQALAAGTKLPEDSIGERLGVSRTIVRQALARLNGEGLIELRPHKGACVSQPSLEDGRNIFAVRRALETLVVDSLIGKLTAQQIKQLEAHVEAEDKARLDNPSISIQLAGEFHVLLAELTENGILSRYVTELVSRSSMVLSLYGRPHSSDCAVSEHRELIAALARNDREKASELMDHHIEAITTRALLKTNSEKDFPDLLAAYAKEEGL; from the coding sequence ATGACCCCCAAACCTCGTGATGGAAATCAGAAATCGGCGGTATCCAAATCTGATGCCGTCTACCGCACCTTGAAGCGCGCCATCCTCGATCAGGCGCTTGCTGCAGGGACGAAGCTTCCCGAGGATTCGATCGGCGAACGACTCGGCGTCAGCCGCACGATCGTGCGGCAGGCGCTCGCGCGGCTCAATGGCGAGGGCTTGATCGAACTGCGCCCGCACAAGGGAGCTTGTGTCAGCCAGCCGAGCCTGGAGGACGGTCGAAACATCTTCGCGGTGCGTCGGGCGTTGGAGACGCTGGTGGTCGATAGCCTGATCGGCAAGCTGACGGCCCAGCAGATCAAGCAACTCGAGGCGCATGTGGAGGCCGAAGACAAGGCGCGACTCGATAATCCGTCGATCTCGATCCAACTCGCCGGCGAGTTTCACGTCCTGCTCGCGGAACTGACGGAGAACGGGATCTTGTCGCGATACGTCACCGAACTCGTTTCGCGATCGTCCATGGTTCTGTCGCTCTACGGACGCCCGCATTCTTCAGACTGCGCAGTGTCGGAGCATCGTGAACTGATTGCCGCCCTTGCCCGCAACGATCGGGAAAAGGCGTCCGAATTGATGGATCACCACATCGAGGCGATAACGACCCGCGCGCTGCTGAAGACCAATTCGGAAAAGGATTTTCCGGATCTCCTTGCGGCCTACGCCAAGGAAGAGGGTCTGTAG
- a CDS encoding amidohydrolase family protein, with protein sequence MTTSLLIENGVVLTMDGNRRILDGGYVLVEDGRIAAIGAGDYPQESRAERIDASGMVVMPGLIDTHAHAGHMLTKGLGTESEDWMSVTGRIYAQATDPEFWAAEAALSAAERIKCGTTTAALLFGGGPDIMRTEAPDAAEAHLAAIAAMGVREVLAVGANRPGHSHVYRQYTQASYGEVAVSPDRQLDVAAQLVDDWVGRDDRLRVVFSLPVFDAAELQNETAYTIARRTRDLARESGVLLVQDGHRDGSIAANDARLALFDERSLLAHCIDLTDADRAVLKRTGAKVAHNPSALMSVYGRCPAPELMEDGVTVSLGTDAAAPDRSFDMFRNMFQAHRYHARHFGDDAVLPPAQLLEMATIEGARALSMEGEIGSLEEGKRADILLVNMRQPHLWPPVDPVQRLARFANGADVDTTIVGGRVLMRGRRLVGQDEGAILDRAERAFRLAMQRAGLV encoded by the coding sequence ATGACAACGTCCTTGCTGATTGAAAACGGCGTGGTCCTGACCATGGACGGAAACCGGCGCATTCTCGACGGTGGCTATGTGCTGGTTGAGGACGGACGCATCGCCGCGATCGGGGCCGGGGACTACCCCCAAGAGAGTCGGGCGGAAAGAATCGACGCTTCCGGCATGGTTGTCATGCCGGGCCTCATCGATACGCATGCGCATGCGGGCCATATGCTGACGAAGGGACTGGGCACCGAATCCGAGGACTGGATGAGCGTCACCGGCCGCATCTACGCCCAGGCGACCGACCCGGAATTCTGGGCAGCGGAGGCGGCCCTGTCGGCAGCCGAGCGCATTAAATGCGGCACAACTACGGCTGCGCTACTGTTCGGAGGTGGGCCGGACATCATGCGCACCGAGGCGCCGGACGCTGCCGAAGCGCATCTCGCCGCCATCGCTGCCATGGGTGTGCGCGAGGTTCTTGCGGTCGGCGCGAATAGGCCGGGGCACAGCCATGTGTATCGGCAGTACACGCAGGCTTCGTACGGGGAAGTTGCCGTCTCTCCCGACCGCCAACTCGACGTTGCTGCACAACTGGTCGACGACTGGGTGGGGCGTGACGATCGACTGCGCGTGGTCTTCTCCTTGCCGGTATTCGATGCAGCCGAGCTTCAAAACGAAACAGCATACACAATTGCGCGCAGGACGCGCGATCTTGCGCGGGAAAGCGGTGTTCTCCTTGTGCAGGACGGTCACCGCGACGGATCGATTGCCGCCAATGATGCGCGGCTCGCCCTGTTTGACGAGCGGTCGCTGCTTGCCCATTGTATCGACCTGACGGACGCCGACCGGGCGGTCCTAAAGCGCACCGGCGCCAAGGTGGCGCATAATCCGAGCGCCCTGATGTCGGTTTATGGCCGCTGCCCGGCGCCCGAACTGATGGAGGACGGCGTCACGGTCTCGCTCGGCACCGATGCCGCCGCGCCCGACCGCTCCTTCGACATGTTCCGCAACATGTTCCAGGCGCATCGCTATCACGCTCGCCACTTCGGCGACGATGCTGTGCTGCCGCCTGCCCAACTTCTGGAGATGGCAACGATCGAGGGCGCACGCGCGCTGTCGATGGAGGGGGAGATCGGCTCACTCGAAGAAGGTAAGCGCGCTGATATCCTACTCGTCAATATGCGGCAGCCGCATCTCTGGCCTCCGGTCGATCCGGTGCAGCGATTGGCGCGCTTTGCCAATGGTGCGGATGTGGACACGACCATCGTCGGCGGACGGGTGCTGATGCGTGGGCGACGGCTTGTCGGGCAGGACGAAGGTGCGATCCTCGACCGCGCGGAGCGTGCTTTCCGGCTGGCAATGCAGCGTGCGGGACTCGTTTGA
- a CDS encoding BA14K family protein, with the protein MQMKMFAVIGLSLATALSSAAPVEAFPYLLSQRLQVSDVQQVKEHRRSRGWSRNYSGRNWRRYAGNRRYNNGYRYNRYRYGHNRRYYNNYNDYDDFGLVIGGLAAGAIIGGLLTQPYYGGYYGPSYYGPSYYGRSYYGQGYYAPRYYGGYYGATGHSSWCYARYRSYRAYDNTFQPYYGPRRQCISPYR; encoded by the coding sequence ATGCAAATGAAGATGTTTGCTGTTATCGGCCTTTCGTTGGCAACGGCGTTGTCGAGCGCCGCCCCGGTGGAGGCTTTTCCTTATCTCTTGAGCCAGCGGCTGCAGGTGTCGGATGTTCAGCAGGTGAAGGAGCACCGCCGCTCGCGCGGATGGAGCCGCAACTACAGTGGTCGAAATTGGCGGCGATACGCGGGCAATCGTCGCTACAACAATGGGTACCGCTACAATCGCTACCGTTATGGACACAATCGCCGCTACTACAACAATTATAACGACTACGACGATTTCGGCCTGGTGATCGGTGGGCTGGCTGCAGGCGCAATCATCGGTGGGCTGCTTACCCAGCCATATTATGGCGGCTACTACGGGCCCAGTTATTACGGACCGAGTTACTATGGGCGAAGTTACTACGGGCAAGGCTACTACGCGCCACGGTATTACGGTGGCTACTACGGCGCGACTGGTCATTCCTCCTGGTGTTACGCGCGCTATCGCTCGTATAGGGCATACGATAACACGTTCCAGCCATACTACGGGCCGCGCCGGCAGTGCATTTCGCCCTACAGGTAA
- a CDS encoding flavin reductase family protein, whose translation MNIDFTTLPGCDRYRLLTNFIGPRPIALVGTRSPAGHNNAAPMSFFNVFAHEPPLVVLGIQTRGNGDEKDTVANIRRTGEFVVNMVDMALAEAMIVCSVNFASEVDELDFAGLTPVPSKQIDVARIAESPCSFECKVERILDYHKRVLVIGEVVHMHIDDQCLDADGRYVNPMTYQPIARLHNDNYITSHHQFELKKPDELLHYEVAQVIPRPERAVP comes from the coding sequence ATGAACATTGATTTCACGACGCTTCCCGGCTGCGACCGCTACCGTCTGCTGACCAATTTCATCGGCCCGCGTCCGATTGCCCTTGTTGGAACCCGCTCTCCGGCCGGGCACAACAATGCCGCGCCGATGAGCTTTTTCAACGTGTTCGCACACGAACCGCCGCTGGTGGTGCTCGGCATCCAGACCCGCGGCAATGGCGACGAGAAGGACACGGTTGCCAATATCCGCCGCACCGGCGAATTCGTCGTCAACATGGTCGACATGGCGCTCGCCGAGGCGATGATCGTCTGCAGCGTCAACTTTGCCTCCGAGGTGGACGAGCTGGATTTCGCCGGCCTGACGCCGGTGCCATCCAAGCAGATAGATGTCGCCCGCATTGCCGAAAGCCCGTGCAGCTTCGAATGCAAGGTCGAGCGCATTCTCGATTATCACAAGCGTGTCCTTGTCATCGGCGAAGTCGTGCATATGCACATCGATGACCAGTGCCTTGATGCCGACGGACGGTATGTAAACCCAATGACCTACCAGCCGATCGCCCGGCTGCACAACGACAACTACATCACCTCTCACCATCAATTCGAGCTGAAGAAGCCGGACGAACTATTGCATTACGAGGTCGCCCAGGTGATCCCGAGGCCGGAAAGGGCCGTTCCATGA
- a CDS encoding EF-hand domain-containing protein, translated as MASAKLACVATIAMILSISPTSPAFAQSSDSTAQGQDEQPDQTQMVPGAMGGGQHGMMGRMPMGPMRGHMMKIMFAVADTDGDGALSFEEVMAVHKRIFDSVDANKDGKVTLEEMQAFMQGP; from the coding sequence ATGGCCTCGGCAAAGCTCGCATGTGTGGCGACGATTGCCATGATATTATCGATCAGCCCAACCTCCCCAGCCTTCGCACAATCGTCCGACAGCACCGCCCAAGGCCAGGATGAGCAACCGGACCAGACACAAATGGTGCCTGGTGCAATGGGTGGCGGGCAGCACGGCATGATGGGCAGAATGCCCATGGGACCCATGCGCGGTCATATGATGAAGATCATGTTCGCAGTGGCCGACACCGATGGAGACGGCGCCCTGTCATTCGAAGAAGTCATGGCCGTCCACAAGCGCATCTTTGACAGCGTGGATGCGAACAAGGATGGCAAAGTAACATTGGAAGAAATGCAGGCGTTCATGCAGGGGCCTTGA
- a CDS encoding amidohydrolase: MAADLFIRNARPFGGPPVDLFIRDGRFVAANEVRSAIEIDATGHIALPGLVEAHTHLDKTLVGMDWFENRVGPTRNDRILADRKAKRELGIDARRQSARQIMQTLPHGVLHIRSHVDVDTEIGIANIEGVIKTREALRGLVDVQIVAFPQSGMLQREGTLELMDAALRAGADIVGGIDPATIERDPVRHLDAIFELADRHAKPVDIHLHEPGDLGAFCLELILERTRALSLQGRVMVSHAYCLGVLDSARQQALIEVLAAERVAVMTVGSPSAPALPLRLMRQSGVVVASGSDGIQGTWEPWGNGDMLERAKYLAQRNGMTNDSDLEETARVCTYGGAEGLGLDHYGFSEGCFGDLVLVPARTMAEVVALTPQKRTVIRRGCVLVRGGEPAGDLPAIE; this comes from the coding sequence ATGGCCGCAGACCTGTTCATCCGCAATGCCCGCCCGTTCGGCGGACCTCCGGTTGACCTCTTCATCCGCGATGGCCGGTTCGTCGCGGCAAATGAGGTCCGTTCGGCAATCGAGATCGACGCGACCGGGCATATCGCCTTGCCGGGTCTTGTCGAAGCACACACCCACCTCGACAAGACGCTTGTCGGCATGGACTGGTTCGAGAACCGCGTCGGCCCGACCCGCAACGACCGCATCTTGGCCGACCGCAAAGCCAAGCGTGAACTTGGCATCGACGCGCGCCGGCAATCAGCCCGCCAGATCATGCAGACGCTTCCCCACGGCGTTCTGCACATTCGCAGCCATGTCGATGTCGACACCGAAATCGGCATCGCCAACATCGAGGGTGTGATCAAAACCCGGGAGGCGTTGCGCGGTCTGGTCGACGTGCAGATCGTCGCCTTTCCGCAGAGCGGCATGCTGCAGCGAGAGGGTACGCTCGAACTGATGGATGCGGCCTTGAGGGCGGGTGCGGACATTGTCGGTGGCATCGACCCTGCCACCATCGAGCGCGATCCGGTGCGCCATCTCGATGCTATCTTTGAGCTTGCGGATCGCCATGCAAAACCGGTCGACATCCATCTGCACGAACCAGGCGATCTGGGCGCCTTCTGTCTCGAACTCATCCTCGAGCGCACCCGTGCCTTGTCGCTGCAAGGGCGGGTGATGGTCAGCCACGCCTATTGTCTCGGCGTGCTTGATTCCGCGCGTCAACAGGCGTTGATCGAGGTGCTTGCAGCGGAGCGCGTCGCGGTGATGACCGTCGGCAGCCCCTCGGCGCCGGCCCTGCCGCTGCGCCTGATGCGGCAAAGCGGCGTCGTGGTCGCCTCCGGCTCCGACGGCATTCAGGGCACCTGGGAGCCATGGGGCAATGGCGACATGCTGGAGCGAGCGAAGTATCTGGCGCAGCGCAACGGCATGACGAATGATTCCGATCTGGAGGAAACCGCGCGGGTCTGCACGTACGGCGGCGCAGAAGGCCTCGGCCTCGACCACTACGGCTTTTCCGAGGGCTGCTTCGGCGATCTGGTGCTCGTGCCGGCCCGAACCATGGCGGAAGTTGTGGCCCTCACACCGCAGAAGCGAACTGTCATCCGCCGCGGCTGTGTCCTGGTGCGCGGCGGCGAACCGGCCGGTGACCTGCCGGCGATTGAATAA
- a CDS encoding extracellular solute-binding protein, with translation MPLKACFGAALVAATLFALPAAAQDAEKTLFFYNWTDYYPVELLTKFEKETGIKVILDGFDSNDTLLAKLQSGGASYDVIVPSDYVIPGLIKDGLLMKIDTNQMSNYAHMKDAFRNPDFDPKHEYSAPYLWGVTGLAYDSAQVEGGTLEASWKEYFEPRPGLEGKIAALDTASDEILAASLYLGIPQCTESNEDAARILELLQAQKEKLKLYSSDSTVDRMASGEVAMHHVWNGATARATAQRDTIRFLYPKEGTPMFRDNFAVPANAPHPENAKIFINWMMAPENAAAVSNAIAYANAIKSDEFLKDQWKKMEAINMPEEYAPRLVPTQDCGPKARELRDRIWTRLKG, from the coding sequence ATGCCCTTGAAAGCCTGCTTTGGTGCAGCCCTTGTCGCCGCAACCCTCTTTGCGCTGCCCGCTGCGGCGCAGGATGCGGAGAAGACGCTCTTCTTCTACAACTGGACGGACTACTACCCGGTCGAGCTTCTGACGAAGTTCGAGAAGGAAACCGGCATCAAGGTGATCCTCGACGGGTTCGACAGCAACGACACGCTGCTGGCGAAGCTCCAGTCAGGTGGCGCATCCTACGACGTGATCGTGCCGAGCGACTACGTCATTCCGGGCCTGATCAAGGACGGGTTGTTGATGAAAATTGACACCAACCAGATGTCGAACTACGCCCACATGAAGGACGCGTTCAGGAATCCCGATTTCGACCCGAAGCACGAGTATTCGGCGCCCTACCTCTGGGGCGTGACCGGTCTTGCCTATGACAGCGCGCAGGTCGAAGGCGGCACGCTGGAAGCCAGCTGGAAGGAGTATTTCGAGCCGCGTCCGGGCCTCGAAGGCAAGATCGCCGCGCTCGACACCGCCAGCGACGAGATCCTCGCCGCCTCGCTCTACCTCGGCATTCCGCAATGCACAGAAAGCAACGAGGACGCCGCCCGCATCCTCGAATTGCTCCAGGCACAGAAGGAGAAGCTGAAGCTCTACAGCTCCGACAGCACGGTCGACCGCATGGCCTCCGGCGAAGTCGCGATGCATCATGTGTGGAACGGTGCCACGGCCCGTGCGACCGCGCAGCGCGACACGATCCGCTTCCTCTATCCGAAGGAAGGCACACCGATGTTCCGCGACAACTTCGCGGTTCCGGCCAACGCCCCGCATCCGGAAAACGCGAAGATCTTCATCAACTGGATGATGGCGCCCGAGAATGCGGCCGCGGTGTCGAACGCGATTGCCTATGCCAACGCCATCAAGTCCGACGAGTTCCTCAAGGATCAGTGGAAGAAGATGGAGGCGATCAACATGCCCGAGGAATACGCCCCGAGGCTGGTGCCGACGCAGGATTGCGGCCCGAAGGCCCGAGAGCTGCGTGACCGGATCTGGACCCGCCTGAAGGGCTGA
- a CDS encoding aspartate/glutamate racemase family protein, translating to MRIHVINPNSTASMTDQIARAAEAARSAGSVIDAETATGSPASIEGYSDEAMAVPAMLAAIRAADMRGASAHVIACFDDPGLAAAREVASGPVIGICQAAVQVAVTVATRFSVITTLPRSVPVIEDLVAHYGAAARCRRVRAVDLPVLALEADPDTARAKLLAEARVAIREDGVDAIVLGCAGMADLCAWLSRETGVPVIDGVTAAVKLAEALASGGFRTSKTGAYAYPRDKSGDLVVSRSAC from the coding sequence ATCCGCATCCACGTCATCAATCCGAATTCCACCGCCTCCATGACCGATCAGATCGCACGCGCCGCCGAGGCGGCCCGGTCGGCAGGGTCGGTGATCGATGCGGAGACCGCCACGGGCTCTCCCGCGTCGATCGAGGGCTATTCTGACGAAGCCATGGCCGTGCCGGCGATGCTGGCCGCCATTCGTGCCGCCGACATGCGGGGCGCATCGGCGCATGTGATTGCCTGCTTCGACGATCCCGGCCTTGCCGCTGCCCGCGAAGTGGCCTCCGGCCCTGTCATCGGCATCTGCCAGGCAGCGGTGCAGGTGGCGGTCACCGTGGCGACACGCTTCTCCGTCATCACTACGCTGCCGCGGTCGGTGCCTGTAATCGAGGACCTCGTGGCGCATTATGGCGCCGCTGCCCGCTGCCGCCGTGTGCGCGCGGTCGACCTGCCAGTCCTGGCGCTCGAGGCCGACCCGGACACCGCACGCGCGAAGCTTCTGGCCGAGGCCCGAGTAGCAATTCGCGAGGATGGCGTCGACGCCATTGTTCTCGGCTGCGCCGGCATGGCGGACCTGTGCGCCTGGCTTTCGCGCGAAACGGGCGTGCCGGTGATCGACGGGGTGACGGCCGCCGTCAAGCTCGCCGAGGCGCTGGCGAGCGGCGGCTTTCGCACCTCGAAGACCGGTGCCTATGCCTATCCACGCGACAAGTCCGGCGACCTGGTGGTCTCACGCTCCGCCTGCTAA
- a CDS encoding ABC transporter permease, with the protein MSPKRFPFTREISLAVLAYLYVPVIVLIAYSFNANRTATVWTHASLDWYGRILINPSIRAAAWNSLVLAVCAATAATILALMAALAMRRAFLGRGASETVLNAPLILPEIVVAVATLLLFVSVGVQLGLGAMIAAHTAFCIPFAYLPIRARLEGISASYEEAAFDLYANRFRTFRRVTMPLLWPGVMAGFTLAFVTSLDDFLTSFFLAGPGTTTLPVYIFSAIRAGITPEINAISAVMLIVSVLLVSLSFFLGRLRR; encoded by the coding sequence ATGAGCCCCAAGCGTTTTCCCTTCACACGTGAAATCTCGCTTGCCGTGCTGGCCTATCTCTACGTGCCCGTCATCGTGCTGATCGCCTACAGCTTCAATGCAAACCGGACGGCGACGGTCTGGACCCATGCCTCGCTCGACTGGTACGGCCGCATTCTGATCAACCCGTCGATCCGGGCGGCCGCCTGGAACTCGCTGGTGCTGGCGGTTTGTGCGGCGACGGCTGCGACGATCCTTGCCCTGATGGCAGCGCTTGCGATGCGACGCGCCTTTCTCGGCCGGGGCGCGTCGGAAACGGTCCTAAACGCGCCGCTGATTCTGCCCGAGATCGTGGTCGCGGTGGCGACGCTGCTGCTCTTCGTCTCGGTGGGCGTGCAACTCGGTCTCGGCGCGATGATCGCCGCCCATACCGCTTTCTGCATCCCCTTCGCCTATCTGCCGATCCGGGCCCGTCTGGAGGGGATCAGCGCAAGCTACGAAGAGGCCGCTTTCGATCTCTACGCCAATCGCTTTCGCACCTTCCGCAGGGTGACGATGCCGCTCTTGTGGCCGGGCGTCATGGCGGGCTTTACGCTCGCCTTCGTCACCAGCCTCGACGACTTCCTGACCTCGTTCTTCCTGGCCGGTCCCGGCACGACGACCCTGCCGGTCTACATCTTCTCGGCCATCCGGGCGGGCATCACGCCGGAGATCAACGCGATCTCGGCGGTCATGCTGATCGTCTCGGTGCTGCTCGTTTCGCTGTCGTTTTTTCTCGGCCGTTTGCGCCGTTAA